One Candidatus Reconcilbacillus cellulovorans DNA window includes the following coding sequences:
- a CDS encoding ribosome recycling factor, translated as MPQEVKRNAEERMEKAVAALRKDLAGLRAGRASVALLEKVEAEYYGTMTPITQMASVTTPDPRTIVIQPWDKSALAAIEKAIIKSDLGVTPTNDGSVIRITLPPLTEERRQELVKLVRKFGEEAKVAIRNIRRDANDQIRKMEKKEISEDESRRYQEEIQKLTDKYVAEVDKALAAKEKEILEI; from the coding sequence ATGCCGCAGGAGGTCAAGCGCAACGCGGAAGAGCGAATGGAAAAAGCGGTCGCCGCGCTGAGAAAAGATCTGGCCGGCCTGCGGGCCGGTCGCGCCTCCGTCGCCTTGCTCGAAAAGGTGGAGGCGGAATATTATGGGACGATGACGCCGATTACTCAGATGGCCTCGGTGACGACGCCCGATCCGCGTACAATCGTCATCCAGCCGTGGGACAAATCGGCTCTTGCCGCCATTGAGAAAGCGATCATCAAGTCCGATCTCGGCGTCACGCCGACGAACGACGGCTCGGTCATCCGCATTACGCTGCCGCCGCTGACGGAAGAACGCCGTCAAGAACTTGTCAAACTTGTTCGGAAATTCGGCGAGGAAGCCAAAGTCGCCATCCGGAACATTCGCCGTGACGCTAACGATCAAATACGGAAAATGGAGAAAAAAGAAATTTCAGAAGATGAGTCGAGGCGATACCAAGAGGAAATCCAGAAACTGACCGACAAATACGTCGCTGAGGTCGACAAGGCGCTGGCCGCCAAGGAAAAGGAAATCCTCGAAATTTGA
- a CDS encoding UMP kinase, with product MVEQPRPKYRRIVLKLSGEALAGPAGYGIDSATILSIAEQVKEVHDLGVEVAIVVGGGNIWRGIAGSAKGMDRATADYMGMLATVINALALQDALERIGVATRVQSSISMQQVAEPYIRRRAIRHLEKGRVVIFAAGTGNPFFSTDTTAALRAAEIEADVILMAKNKVDGVYSADPLKDANAVKYESLTYLDMLNLNLGVMDATASSLCMDNNIPLIVFSITEAGNIRRAVMGEKIGTIVKGSAN from the coding sequence ATGGTGGAGCAGCCTAGACCGAAGTACAGGCGGATCGTCCTGAAGCTGAGCGGCGAGGCGCTGGCCGGACCTGCCGGATACGGCATTGATTCGGCGACGATTTTGTCGATCGCCGAACAAGTTAAAGAAGTGCACGATCTCGGCGTCGAAGTGGCGATCGTCGTCGGTGGCGGCAACATCTGGCGCGGCATCGCCGGCAGCGCGAAAGGCATGGATCGCGCCACTGCCGATTATATGGGCATGCTGGCGACGGTCATCAACGCCTTGGCGCTTCAGGACGCGCTGGAACGGATCGGTGTGGCCACGCGCGTCCAGTCGTCGATCTCGATGCAGCAAGTCGCCGAGCCGTACATTCGCCGCAGGGCGATCCGTCATCTCGAGAAAGGTCGCGTCGTGATTTTCGCCGCCGGCACGGGCAATCCGTTTTTTTCGACGGACACGACCGCAGCGCTCCGGGCGGCGGAAATCGAGGCCGACGTCATTCTGATGGCCAAAAACAAGGTCGACGGTGTCTATTCCGCCGATCCTCTTAAGGACGCCAATGCGGTCAAATACGAGTCGCTGACCTATCTCGATATGCTCAACTTGAACCTCGGCGTTATGGATGCGACCGCCTCGTCGCTGTGCATGGACAACAACATTCCGCTGATTGTCTTTTCCATCACTGAAGCGGGCAACATTCGGCGGGCGGTCATGGGTGAAAAAATCGGCACGATCGTGAAGGGGAGTGCGAACTGA